A genomic segment from Mustela lutreola isolate mMusLut2 chromosome 15, mMusLut2.pri, whole genome shotgun sequence encodes:
- the LOC131816146 gene encoding olfactory receptor 1D2-like: MLVLMFQTVEEMDGSNHSGVSEFLLLGISDIPEQQQVLFWMFLSMYLVTVVGNVLIILAISFDPRLHTPMYFFLANLSFTDLFFVTNTIPKMLVSLQSQNKAISYAGCLTQLYFLVSLVALDNLILATMAYDRYVAICRPLHYTTVMSPGLCILLLTLCWALSIFYGLTHTLLMTRVTFCDSQKIHYIFCEMYVLLRLACSNTQVNHTVLIATGSFIFLAPLGFMIMSYVWIVRAILRIPSASSKYKAFSTCASHLAVVSLFYGTLCMVYLQPLKTYSMKDSVATVMYAVVTPMMNPFIYSLRNKDMHGALRRLLLGKAFQRLT; this comes from the coding sequence ATGTTGGTGCTGATGTTTCAGACAGTTGAGGAAATGGATGGAAGCAATCACAGTGGAGTCTCTGAGTTTCTGCTCCTGGGGATCTCAGACATTCCTGAGCAGCAGCAGGTCCTGTTCTGGATGTTCCTGTCCATGTATCTGGTCACAGTGGTGGGAAATGTGCTCATCATCCTGGCCATCAGCTTTGATCCCCGCCtgcacacacccatgtacttcttcctggccAACCTCTCCTTCACTGACCTCTTCTTCGTCACCAATACAATCCCCAAGATGCTGGTGAGCCTCCAGTCTCAGAACAAAGCCATCTCCTATGCGGGGTGTCTGACACAGCTCTACTTCCTAGTCTCCTTGGTGGCCTTGGACAACCTCATCCTGGCCACAATGGcatatgaccgctatgtggccatctgccgCCCCCTCCACTACACCACGGTCATGAGCCCTGGGCTCTGCATTTTGCTCCTCACCTTGTGTTGGgcactttctattttttatggCCTCACCCACACCCTCCTCATGACCAGAGTGACATTCTGCGATTCCCAGAAGATACACTACATCTTCTGTGAGATGTATGTCCTGCTGAGGCTGGCATGTTCTAACACTCAAGTCAATCACACAGTGCTGATTGCTACAGGATCTTTCATCTTCCTTGCCCCACTAGGGTTCATGATCATGTCCTATGTCTGGATTGTCAGAGCCATCCTCCGAATACCCTCAGCCTCTAGCAAGTACAAAGCCTTCTCCACCTGTGCTTCCCATTTGGCTGTGGTCTCCCTCTTCTATGGGACACTTTGTATGGTATATCTGCAGCCCCTCAAAACCTACTCCATGAAGGACTCAGTAGCCACAGTGATGTATGCTGTGGTGACCCCCATGATGAACCCTTTCATCTACAGCCTGAGGAACAAGGACATGCATGGGGCTCTGAGAAGGCTTCTCTTAGGGAAAGCCTTTCAGAGGTTGACATGA